Below is a window of bacterium DNA.
GATGTAGCCAAAAATCTTGAGCGCTGGGTAGATGGCATTGTTGTGCGCACTTTTTCACATCAAAATGTAACTGATTTAGCAAAATTTGCAAATATTCCTGTAATTAATGCGCTTACTGACCTGTTGCATCCATGTCAAATACTTACTGATATGTTTACTATACTTGAGAAAAAAGGCAGATTAGATGGCATTAAGGTTGCTTATATAGGTGATGGGAATAATATCTGCAATTCATGGATATATGGTGCCGAGAAAACAGGTATAATACTTAAAATCGCATGTCCAGAAGGATATGAACCTTCCAAAGATATGATAACTAAAGAGTTATTTATTACACACAATCCGGAAGATGCAGTCAAGGATTCCGATATTGTTTATACTGACGTGTGGGTAAGCATGGGGCAGGAATCAGAAAAAGCAGATAGAAAAACTATGTTTCAGGCATTTCAGATAAATAAAAAGCTCCTCTCAAATGCAAACCCTGATGTGTTAATTATGCACTGCCTGCCTGCGCATAGAGGGGAAGAAATAACAAATGAAGTAATAGACAGCCCTAACGCAATTGTATTTGATGAAGCAGAAAACAGACTGCACATTCAGAAGGCTATCTTAAATCTCTTTTTGAGAGATGAATTGTAAATCTGTATTAAAATACTTGGTATTCTTGATAGTTGCAGGCATAATACTTTTGCTTGCAAAAACGTTAGCAGGTCCTATAAAGTACGCACCAATAGTTTATAAATCCGCTCAAAAATACAATATTGACCCAGCTCTTATAATGGCAGTTATAGAAATAGAGAGCAAGTTTAATGCCAAAGCAGTGTCTAAAGCCGGTGCAACGGGTTTAATGCAGATTATGCCAAAAACAGCGAAATCTCTATCACGTGAACTGAACATAAAAAAATACAATAAGGATTTCTTATATAACCCTGAAATTAATATCAAAATCGGCACATACTATTTGAAGAAATTATTGCAGGAATTTAATAATGATATTGACTTATCTCTGGGCGCTTATAATGGAGGGATAGGGAATATAAAAAAATGGCAAAGACAGAAAAAAGAAATTCCATTTGAGGAGACGAGAACCTTTAT
It encodes the following:
- a CDS encoding lytic transglycosylase domain-containing protein, with protein sequence MNCKSVLKYLVFLIVAGIILLLAKTLAGPIKYAPIVYKSAQKYNIDPALIMAVIEIESKFNAKAVSKAGATGLMQIMPKTAKSLSRELNIKKYNKDFLYNPEINIKIGTYYLKKLLQEFNNDIDLSLGAYNGGIGNIKKWQRQKKEIPFEETRTFIKKVKSARIKYKVVSKFCGYLFSTCQ
- the argF gene encoding ornithine carbamoyltransferase, encoding MKKDLISIKDLSKQEIYKIFNLAAQLKKEQKQGKSHNHLLAGKTIAMLFEKPSLRTRMTFEVGMYQLGGHTVYERLIGEKIGDRESVQDVAKNLERWVDGIVVRTFSHQNVTDLAKFANIPVINALTDLLHPCQILTDMFTILEKKGRLDGIKVAYIGDGNNICNSWIYGAEKTGIILKIACPEGYEPSKDMITKELFITHNPEDAVKDSDIVYTDVWVSMGQESEKADRKTMFQAFQINKKLLSNANPDVLIMHCLPAHRGEEITNEVIDSPNAIVFDEAENRLHIQKAILNLFLRDEL